The following proteins come from a genomic window of Rhizobium sp. 007:
- a CDS encoding ABC transporter permease subunit, with protein MRRDFAPPSLARWRTPAATNASAGLLLVAVPVLLLGWLIVYPIIAAVVGTVFLRQPDGATVFSLASYRFFFSDTYSLANLWLTLWTTLVCGLLLLATGLPIALYLRFSQGRLAAYVQGLAIFPMFVPSIILSYALIRTIGPNGTVDILLNATGLPKLPSPYLTPWGPVIGLVWDNLPLTVLMLAAGLGNIAKSSIEAARDVGASPLRVFVSIILPRMGNSFLVTASFAILGIFSSFTLPYVLGPASPEMMGPFMQRTFSDLNDPLNALTQAVITFGFCLVFGIFYVRSIAKNREGGR; from the coding sequence ATGCGCAGGGATTTTGCGCCACCATCGCTGGCGCGCTGGCGCACACCAGCCGCCACGAACGCTTCGGCGGGGCTTCTTCTCGTCGCCGTGCCGGTGCTTCTGCTGGGTTGGCTGATCGTCTATCCGATCATCGCCGCAGTCGTCGGCACGGTTTTCCTGCGCCAACCGGACGGCGCTACTGTCTTTTCGCTTGCCTCCTACCGCTTTTTCTTCAGCGATACCTATAGCCTCGCCAATCTCTGGCTTACGCTCTGGACGACGCTGGTTTGCGGCCTGCTGCTTCTCGCGACGGGCCTACCGATCGCCCTCTATCTGCGCTTTTCGCAGGGACGGCTCGCAGCCTATGTCCAAGGCCTTGCAATCTTTCCGATGTTCGTCCCGTCGATCATCCTCTCCTACGCGCTTATCCGCACGATCGGTCCGAACGGCACCGTCGACATCCTCCTGAACGCGACCGGCCTGCCAAAGCTGCCGTCTCCATATCTGACACCCTGGGGGCCAGTGATCGGCCTCGTCTGGGACAATCTTCCCCTGACGGTGCTGATGCTGGCGGCCGGATTGGGCAATATCGCGAAAAGCTCGATCGAAGCTGCGCGCGATGTCGGTGCTTCTCCGCTGCGGGTCTTCGTTTCGATTATCCTGCCGCGCATGGGCAATTCGTTTCTCGTCACGGCCTCCTTCGCCATCCTCGGCATCTTTTCGTCCTTCACGCTGCCTTACGTGCTTGGCCCAGCTTCGCCCGAGATGATGGGGCCGTTCATGCAACGCACCTTCTCCGACCTCAACGACCCGCTGAATGCTCTGACGCAAGCGGTGATCACCTTCGGCTTCTGCCTGGTGTTCGGGATCTTCTATGTTCGCTCGATCGCGAAAAACCGGGAGGGCGGTCGATGA
- a CDS encoding PepSY domain-containing protein, which translates to MRAFILAATALGASAFSVLAQATLAPSPSGNTPAIATPGTKNPTAPVAGANSFTQAQAKDRIENAGYTEVKDLKLNDKGVWMASGMKDGKAVSIALDYQGSIVAE; encoded by the coding sequence ATGCGCGCGTTCATCCTAGCCGCTACCGCCCTCGGGGCATCCGCCTTCTCTGTGCTAGCCCAGGCAACACTTGCGCCATCCCCGTCCGGAAACACGCCTGCGATCGCAACACCAGGCACGAAGAACCCGACTGCCCCCGTCGCAGGTGCCAACAGCTTCACCCAAGCCCAGGCAAAGGATCGCATCGAAAATGCAGGCTACACGGAGGTTAAAGACCTAAAGCTCAACGACAAAGGCGTCTGGATGGCCTCGGGCATGAAGGACGGCAAGGCTGTTTCGATCGCCCTCGACTATCAGGGCAGCATTGTCGCCGAATAG
- a CDS encoding Gfo/Idh/MocA family oxidoreductase: MTLNAVLCGCGAMSKGWLRALKETPALAESIEVTGLVDVNLAAAEALTSEFGLNKASIGTDLSSVIAKARADIVFDVVTPAARFNVVSTALKAGCHVLSEKPMATSLAEGAALIDLAAETGKIHAIIQNRRFISGVRRMRRFVESGAIGDVTAIHCDFFIAPHFGGFREDMDNVLLLDMAIHTFDAARFVAGKKPLAVYCVERNPKGSWYRHGASANATFEFSDDVVFTYRGSWCAEGERTSWESQWRLVGSKGMLTWDGDQIFRAAVAGEETGLLRGVTPVDVPGAERDEETHGHASVIAGFVDAIRTGKRPETAGSDNIRSLAMVFGAIESARTGKRVEISA, from the coding sequence GTGACATTGAATGCAGTTCTGTGCGGTTGCGGAGCCATGTCCAAAGGCTGGCTGCGCGCCTTAAAGGAAACCCCGGCTCTAGCCGAATCGATCGAGGTCACCGGCCTCGTCGATGTGAACCTGGCTGCGGCCGAAGCGCTCACCTCGGAGTTCGGCCTGAATAAGGCCTCCATCGGCACTGATCTTTCCAGCGTTATTGCAAAGGCGAGGGCGGATATCGTCTTTGACGTCGTCACCCCTGCTGCCCGTTTCAATGTCGTCTCTACGGCACTTAAGGCGGGATGCCATGTGCTGAGCGAAAAGCCGATGGCTACCTCGCTGGCGGAAGGAGCTGCCCTGATCGATCTTGCGGCGGAGACCGGCAAGATCCATGCGATCATCCAGAACCGACGCTTCATTTCCGGAGTTCGCCGCATGCGCCGTTTTGTCGAAAGCGGCGCAATCGGCGATGTGACCGCGATCCATTGCGACTTCTTCATAGCCCCGCATTTCGGCGGCTTCCGCGAGGACATGGACAATGTCCTGCTTCTCGACATGGCGATCCATACCTTCGATGCCGCACGCTTTGTCGCCGGCAAGAAGCCGCTCGCCGTCTATTGCGTCGAGCGTAATCCAAAAGGGTCGTGGTATCGTCACGGCGCCTCTGCCAACGCCACCTTTGAATTCTCCGACGATGTCGTTTTCACCTATCGCGGCTCCTGGTGCGCAGAAGGCGAGCGTACGAGCTGGGAAAGCCAGTGGCGTCTCGTCGGCTCCAAGGGAATGCTAACCTGGGACGGGGATCAAATATTCCGCGCCGCAGTTGCCGGCGAAGAGACGGGCCTGCTTCGCGGCGTTACGCCCGTCGACGTTCCTGGGGCGGAGCGGGACGAGGAGACGCACGGCCATGCCAGCGTGATTGCCGGTTTCGTGGACGCCATCCGGACCGGCAAGCGGCCGGAGACGGCCGGCAGCGACAACATCAGAAGCCTTGCCATGGTCTTCGGCGCGATCGAGAGCGCCAGAACCGGCAAGCGCGTTGAAATTTCAGCATAA
- a CDS encoding extracellular solute-binding protein produces MNRREFLITSSAAAALLAAPRFATAAARTIDLYSGSDANIVDFWNNIVRPAFEAAHPDVALKVTDAGDNTGLRAIADRALAALQTKTDPQADIFETFDPRLPTGGIDAGLWVKFSAENIEGFDRVNPLSVDSEYSLPYRGSQVLLAYDKAKLDPMDAPKTWEQLISWIKANPGQFIYNRPDKGGSGGNFVRRAIHEANGRDPKKFTIDNFSADYANQTLTPAWAILNDLAPSLYEKGAYTAGNTQSIQLLAQGVVAMTPVWSDQVLQAISQGVLPETTGLVQLGDLALCGNFSRMTVFSNGAHKDAALKLTAFLLTKEMQEAIITEIGGFPGISWDHISEELRQKYADVVPATIPTFPSGDWEPAINDGWYRSVAPGISRT; encoded by the coding sequence ATGAACAGACGCGAGTTTCTTATCACGTCGTCGGCCGCAGCAGCTCTGCTGGCTGCGCCGCGTTTTGCCACCGCCGCAGCGAGGACGATCGATCTCTACAGCGGCTCCGATGCCAATATCGTCGACTTCTGGAACAACATCGTCCGTCCGGCTTTCGAAGCGGCCCATCCGGACGTTGCCTTGAAGGTCACTGATGCCGGCGACAATACCGGCCTGCGCGCCATTGCAGATCGTGCCCTGGCCGCCCTCCAGACCAAGACCGATCCGCAGGCAGACATCTTCGAAACCTTCGATCCACGCCTGCCGACGGGTGGGATCGACGCCGGTCTTTGGGTCAAGTTCTCTGCAGAGAACATCGAAGGCTTCGACCGCGTCAATCCGCTGAGCGTCGACAGCGAATATTCGCTTCCCTACCGCGGCTCGCAGGTTCTTCTCGCCTACGATAAGGCCAAGCTCGACCCAATGGATGCGCCCAAAACCTGGGAACAGCTGATTTCATGGATCAAGGCCAATCCGGGCCAGTTTATCTACAATCGTCCCGACAAAGGTGGTTCAGGCGGAAACTTCGTTCGCCGCGCCATCCATGAGGCCAACGGCCGCGATCCGAAGAAATTCACGATCGACAACTTCTCGGCCGATTACGCCAACCAGACCCTGACGCCTGCCTGGGCGATCCTCAACGACCTTGCGCCGTCGCTCTATGAAAAGGGCGCCTATACGGCTGGCAACACGCAGTCGATCCAGCTTCTGGCGCAGGGCGTCGTCGCCATGACGCCGGTCTGGTCCGACCAGGTCCTGCAGGCGATCTCGCAGGGCGTTCTACCGGAAACGACCGGCCTCGTTCAGCTCGGCGACCTTGCGCTTTGCGGTAATTTCTCGCGCATGACGGTGTTTTCGAACGGCGCGCACAAGGACGCGGCCCTGAAGCTCACCGCCTTCCTGCTGACAAAGGAGATGCAGGAAGCGATCATCACCGAGATCGGCGGTTTTCCGGGCATCTCCTGGGACCATATCTCCGAGGAACTCCGCCAGAAATATGCCGATGTCGTCCCGGCGACGATCCCGACCTTTCCGAGCGGCGATTGGGAGCCTGCCATCAACGACGGCTGGTACCGCAGCGTCGCGCCGGGCATCAGCCGGACCTGA
- a CDS encoding aldo/keto reductase: MDYRKLGHSGTIVSAYCLGTMTFGAEADEAASYKLLDDYFAWGGNFIDTADVYSAGKSEEIIGRWLKTRPTEAKQAVIATKGRFPMGPGPNDIGLSRRHLNQALNDSLRRLDIEHIDLYQMHAWDALTPIEETLRFLDDAVSAGKIGYYGFSNYVAWHIAKASEIAKARGYTRPVTLQPQYNLLMRDIELEIVAACQDAGLGLLPWSPLGGGWLTGKYKRDQMPTGATRLGENPTRGGEAFEARNAQERTWAVIGVVEEIARARGVSMAQVALAWTAARPAVTSVILGARNPEQLADNLNAASFALSLEETTRLNEVSAPTPGQYPYGEHGINQRHRKMEGGR; this comes from the coding sequence ATGGACTATCGCAAACTCGGCCACAGCGGCACAATCGTGAGCGCCTATTGTCTCGGCACGATGACCTTTGGTGCGGAGGCGGACGAGGCCGCCTCTTACAAGCTGCTCGACGATTATTTCGCCTGGGGCGGCAATTTCATCGATACCGCCGACGTATATAGCGCTGGCAAATCCGAAGAGATCATCGGCCGCTGGCTGAAGACGCGGCCGACCGAGGCAAAGCAGGCCGTGATCGCAACCAAAGGCCGCTTCCCGATGGGTCCGGGTCCGAACGATATCGGTCTCTCACGCAGACATCTTAACCAGGCGCTCAACGACTCGCTCCGTCGCTTGGACATCGAGCATATCGATCTTTACCAGATGCATGCTTGGGACGCGCTGACGCCCATCGAGGAGACTCTGCGCTTTCTCGATGATGCCGTTTCAGCGGGCAAGATCGGCTACTACGGTTTTTCCAACTATGTCGCCTGGCACATTGCCAAGGCTTCCGAAATTGCCAAGGCGCGCGGCTACACACGGCCGGTCACGCTTCAGCCGCAATATAATTTGCTGATGCGCGATATCGAGCTTGAAATCGTCGCCGCCTGCCAGGATGCCGGCCTGGGGTTGCTTCCTTGGTCACCGCTTGGCGGTGGCTGGCTGACTGGCAAGTACAAGCGTGATCAGATGCCGACCGGCGCAACCCGTCTTGGCGAAAATCCAACGCGCGGCGGCGAAGCCTTCGAAGCCCGCAATGCGCAGGAGCGCACCTGGGCAGTTATCGGGGTGGTCGAGGAGATTGCGAGAGCCCGCGGCGTCAGCATGGCGCAAGTGGCCCTTGCCTGGACGGCGGCGCGCCCGGCAGTGACCTCCGTCATTCTCGGCGCGCGAAATCCTGAGCAGCTCGCCGACAATCTCAATGCCGCCAGCTTTGCGCTTTCACTTGAGGAGACCACCAGGCTCAACGAAGTCAGCGCGCCGACGCCCGGGCAATATCCCTATGGTGAGCATGGCATCAACCAGCGCCACCGCAAGATGGAAGGCGGACGCTGA
- a CDS encoding sugar phosphate isomerase/epimerase, which yields MSNPAKSIRIGTMVSASKGGADKRIGQIADMGFESFEPFFWQTTNGQDLAELGKRSLDAIGDRDITISTLGMFGNPLEETDIDLQTLQGWKDCIDNAHHFGATCVAGFTGRIRGTPLTDSLPRYKQIWSELAKRAADKGIKIAFENCAMDGNWATGDWNIAHNPDAWELIFNETPDDNIGLEWEPCHQMVYLIEPLPQIRKWAKKIFHVHGKDATIRWDVIKEHGIFGKEKFVFMRTPGFGDSNWMDIISELRLAGWSGSIDIEGWHDPVYRDVLEMTGQVYALNYLKHARGGDFVADPV from the coding sequence GTGAGCAATCCTGCAAAATCCATCCGTATCGGAACTATGGTCAGCGCGTCCAAGGGCGGCGCCGACAAGCGCATCGGCCAGATCGCCGATATGGGGTTCGAGAGCTTCGAGCCCTTTTTCTGGCAGACGACCAACGGACAGGATCTTGCCGAGCTCGGCAAGCGCTCACTCGACGCGATCGGCGATCGCGACATTACAATTTCGACGCTCGGCATGTTTGGCAATCCGCTGGAAGAAACCGATATCGACTTGCAGACGCTGCAGGGCTGGAAGGACTGCATCGACAATGCCCATCATTTTGGCGCCACCTGCGTTGCCGGCTTTACCGGCCGCATCCGCGGTACGCCGCTGACCGACAGCCTGCCGCGCTACAAGCAGATCTGGAGCGAGCTTGCCAAGCGCGCCGCCGACAAGGGCATCAAGATCGCCTTCGAAAACTGCGCTATGGACGGCAACTGGGCAACCGGTGACTGGAACATCGCGCATAATCCGGATGCCTGGGAGCTGATCTTCAATGAGACGCCGGACGACAATATCGGCCTTGAGTGGGAACCCTGCCACCAGATGGTTTACCTGATCGAGCCGCTGCCGCAGATTCGAAAGTGGGCAAAGAAAATCTTCCATGTCCACGGCAAGGATGCGACGATCCGCTGGGATGTCATCAAGGAGCATGGCATCTTCGGCAAGGAAAAGTTCGTCTTCATGCGCACGCCGGGTTTCGGCGACAGCAACTGGATGGACATCATTTCGGAGCTGCGTCTGGCCGGCTGGTCGGGCTCGATCGATATCGAAGGCTGGCACGATCCGGTTTACCGCGACGTGCTGGAGATGACGGGCCAGGTCTACGCACTGAATTATCTGAAGCATGCCCGGGGCGGCGATTTCGTCGCCGATCCGGTTTGA
- a CDS encoding sugar ABC transporter substrate-binding protein — protein MAIRKFAVLGALALAGVSLFGLSAKAEDVTISVWSLDRDIQPAPNLVKEFNAQNNGIKIEYRLIQFDDVVTEAMRAYASGQAPDIIAVDNPEHAMFASRGAFLDLTDMISKSTVIKPENYFPGPLKSVEWDGKYYGVPKATNTIALYYNKDMFKAKGLDPNKPPQTWDELVEDARKLTDPAKNVYGLAFSAKANEEGTFQFLPWAQMGGGGYENINADGAVKALETWKTIMDEKLASPDTLTRGQWDSTGTFNSGNAAMAISGPWELDRMVKEAKFDWGVTLLPVPKAGADRSSAMGDFNWAIFASSKHPAEAFKALEYFASQDDKLFKNYGHLPARSDITTPVTGEKLKDDALKVFLEQMKYAKPRGPHPQWPKISKAIQDAIQAALTGQMSAKEALDQAADKIKAVLG, from the coding sequence ATGGCTATCCGCAAATTCGCAGTTCTGGGCGCTTTGGCACTTGCCGGCGTCTCGCTCTTCGGCCTTTCAGCCAAGGCGGAAGACGTTACCATCAGCGTCTGGTCGCTTGATCGCGACATTCAACCAGCGCCCAATCTCGTCAAGGAATTCAACGCGCAGAACAACGGCATTAAGATCGAGTACCGCCTGATCCAGTTCGATGACGTCGTTACCGAAGCGATGCGCGCCTATGCCTCCGGTCAGGCGCCCGACATCATTGCCGTCGATAATCCGGAACACGCGATGTTCGCTTCGCGTGGCGCCTTCCTCGATCTGACCGACATGATCTCGAAGTCGACCGTGATCAAGCCGGAGAATTATTTTCCCGGGCCGCTGAAGTCGGTCGAATGGGACGGGAAATACTATGGCGTGCCGAAAGCAACCAACACGATCGCCCTCTACTACAACAAGGATATGTTCAAGGCGAAGGGCCTCGACCCGAACAAGCCGCCGCAGACCTGGGATGAGCTCGTTGAAGACGCGCGCAAACTGACCGATCCGGCTAAGAACGTCTATGGCTTGGCCTTCTCTGCAAAAGCCAACGAGGAGGGCACCTTCCAGTTCCTTCCCTGGGCCCAAATGGGCGGTGGCGGCTACGAGAACATCAATGCCGACGGCGCTGTCAAGGCGCTTGAGACCTGGAAGACCATTATGGACGAGAAGCTTGCCTCGCCCGATACACTGACGCGCGGCCAGTGGGACTCGACCGGCACTTTCAATTCCGGCAATGCAGCAATGGCGATCTCCGGTCCGTGGGAACTCGACCGCATGGTGAAGGAAGCCAAGTTCGATTGGGGTGTAACGCTGCTTCCGGTTCCGAAGGCAGGCGCGGACCGCTCGTCGGCCATGGGCGACTTCAACTGGGCGATCTTCGCAAGTTCCAAGCACCCGGCCGAAGCCTTCAAGGCGCTTGAATATTTCGCCTCTCAGGACGACAAGTTGTTCAAGAACTACGGCCACCTTCCGGCCCGTTCCGACATCACCACCCCGGTGACCGGCGAAAAGCTGAAGGATGACGCTCTCAAGGTCTTCCTCGAGCAGATGAAATATGCCAAGCCCCGCGGCCCGCACCCGCAGTGGCCGAAGATCTCCAAGGCGATCCAAGACGCAATACAGGCAGCATTGACGGGCCAGATGAGCGCCAAGGAAGCACTCGACCAGGCCGCCGACAAAATCAAGGCCGTTCTTGGATAA
- a CDS encoding ABC transporter ATP-binding protein — translation MTTQIELAGVNKHYGAFHALKNINLSIAKGTFVALVGPSGCGKSTLLRSLAGLESISEGNLKIAGELMNNVPPRKRDVAMVFQSYALYPHMTVEQNLTYSLRIRGVAKAEAKKAAEEVAATTGLSHLLKRYPRELSGGQRQRVAMSRAIIRHPKAFLFDEPLSNLDAALRVHMRKEIRALHDRLHATSVYVTHDQIEAMTMADHVVVMREGVIEQQGRPLDLYDTPANKFVAGFIGSPAMNFIPAIVGEDGASLTLDLGPLKHKLTISSKLQPGRKVTAGIRPEHIGITGQGQGTFDVPVAVVESTGSSTFITAATGPELTIVETGRGNARAGDTIGVIIDPEKLHLFDETSGVRI, via the coding sequence ATGACCACTCAGATCGAGCTTGCCGGCGTCAACAAGCATTACGGCGCCTTCCACGCTCTCAAGAACATCAACCTGTCGATTGCCAAGGGGACGTTCGTGGCGCTCGTCGGCCCTTCCGGCTGCGGCAAGTCCACGCTTCTGCGGTCTCTCGCGGGCCTTGAAAGCATCTCTGAGGGCAATCTTAAGATCGCTGGGGAGTTGATGAACAACGTGCCGCCGCGCAAGCGCGACGTGGCAATGGTCTTCCAGTCCTACGCGCTTTATCCGCATATGACGGTCGAGCAGAATCTCACATATAGTCTGCGCATCCGCGGCGTCGCCAAAGCCGAGGCGAAGAAAGCCGCCGAGGAAGTCGCTGCCACTACCGGCCTGTCGCATCTCCTGAAACGCTATCCGCGCGAACTTTCAGGCGGCCAGCGCCAGCGCGTCGCCATGAGCCGCGCCATCATCCGTCATCCGAAGGCATTCCTCTTTGACGAACCGCTTTCCAATCTGGACGCGGCGCTGCGCGTCCATATGCGCAAGGAAATCCGTGCGTTGCACGACCGGCTTCACGCGACTTCCGTTTACGTTACCCACGACCAGATCGAGGCGATGACTATGGCCGATCACGTCGTCGTCATGCGCGAGGGCGTCATCGAGCAGCAGGGAAGGCCGCTTGATCTCTACGACACGCCTGCCAACAAATTCGTCGCCGGCTTCATCGGCTCGCCCGCAATGAACTTTATCCCGGCGATCGTCGGCGAAGATGGCGCAAGCCTGACGCTCGACCTCGGCCCGCTGAAGCACAAGCTGACGATCTCCAGCAAACTGCAACCCGGCCGCAAAGTGACCGCCGGCATTCGCCCCGAGCATATCGGCATCACCGGCCAAGGGCAGGGCACCTTCGACGTTCCGGTCGCCGTCGTGGAATCCACGGGTTCTTCGACCTTCATCACTGCGGCAACCGGACCTGAACTTACCATTGTCGAAACCGGTCGCGGAAATGCACGGGCAGGAGATACCATCGGCGTGATTATCGATCCAGAGAAGCTTCACCTCTTCGATGAGACAAGCGGCGTCAGGATCTGA
- a CDS encoding LysR family transcriptional regulator — MELRQLQYFVAAAKAEHFTKAAQRLNIVQSALSSSVRALEQELNAQLFVRTTRKVRLTAAGRALLEKAEIVLEAAKDAREAVSAVAQAKSGKLNLGTVQGLPAFVDLPFLLARFHKRHPHIDVRLIQGGAVHLLEKVRNGKLDLAFLPMFDPPADIATVTIACEELVVVCNKSHSLASSQVVSLDEIAAHAFVEFEQDLGTRKIIDDLFFTANIDRKIAFEVSDLGTLMELVGHGLGIALVPESVACSRAQTLSVCRLKEADACWEVVLASSATSGDALPRRFEEIIGSDAAGIEV; from the coding sequence GTGGAACTACGCCAGCTCCAGTATTTTGTTGCTGCGGCAAAAGCCGAGCATTTCACGAAAGCCGCGCAGCGGTTGAACATTGTTCAGTCCGCTCTTTCGAGTTCAGTCCGGGCGTTGGAACAAGAGCTGAATGCGCAGCTTTTTGTCCGCACTACTCGAAAGGTGCGGCTGACGGCCGCCGGCAGGGCGCTGCTCGAAAAGGCGGAGATTGTCCTTGAGGCAGCGAAGGACGCACGGGAAGCGGTAAGCGCTGTTGCCCAGGCGAAATCGGGCAAGTTGAACCTCGGAACCGTTCAGGGACTGCCGGCATTTGTCGATCTGCCGTTTCTACTTGCCCGTTTTCATAAGCGTCATCCACATATCGACGTGCGGCTGATACAGGGCGGGGCGGTCCATCTCCTGGAGAAGGTCAGGAACGGCAAACTCGACCTTGCATTCCTGCCCATGTTTGATCCGCCGGCCGACATTGCAACCGTCACCATCGCCTGCGAAGAACTGGTTGTCGTCTGCAACAAGTCGCATTCACTTGCCTCAAGCCAGGTTGTTTCGCTTGATGAAATTGCAGCTCATGCCTTTGTCGAATTCGAGCAGGATTTAGGTACGCGCAAAATCATCGATGATCTGTTTTTCACGGCGAATATTGATCGCAAGATCGCATTTGAGGTGAGCGATCTCGGCACGTTGATGGAACTCGTCGGACACGGGCTCGGCATCGCCCTCGTGCCGGAATCGGTCGCCTGCAGCCGGGCACAGACATTGAGTGTTTGCCGTCTGAAAGAAGCAGATGCATGCTGGGAAGTTGTATTGGCTTCATCGGCAACATCGGGCGACGCTCTGCCGAGACGCTTCGAGGAGATCATCGGAAGTGATGCCGCCGGCATCGAAGTTTGA
- a CDS encoding sugar ABC transporter permease has protein sequence MKRILMSVKDGRGFDIVLVAFPLGFLFLMAGLPLIYNVVMSFQEVDMFSLGTFSRPFVGFKNYTDIFAQPETLGILYNTLIFVTGSIAGQFLIGFGLALFFWVNFPGASWLRGLFLVSWVMPGLVVGAIWNWILSGDFGVLNFILRESGIISGNIFWRSDPHYSLFAVIIANIWLGTSFNMILLSVGLSAIPGDLYEAAELDGANAWQRFWTITVPMMRSTIGAIIALGLIFTLQQFDLFAAITSGGPNNSSNVTQYWAWELSFRQYDFAKGATISVIMIVFVMIASVVYVRSTRHEVRG, from the coding sequence ATGAAGAGGATCCTGATGAGCGTCAAGGACGGCCGCGGTTTCGATATCGTGCTTGTCGCCTTTCCGCTCGGCTTTCTGTTCCTGATGGCGGGTCTGCCGCTCATCTACAATGTTGTGATGAGCTTCCAAGAGGTTGACATGTTCAGCCTCGGGACCTTCTCGCGCCCCTTCGTCGGCTTCAAGAATTACACGGATATCTTCGCGCAGCCCGAGACGCTGGGGATCCTTTACAACACGCTGATCTTCGTCACCGGCTCGATCGCCGGTCAGTTCTTGATCGGTTTCGGGCTTGCGTTGTTCTTCTGGGTGAACTTTCCCGGTGCATCGTGGCTGCGCGGTCTCTTCCTCGTGTCCTGGGTCATGCCGGGCCTCGTTGTCGGCGCCATCTGGAACTGGATTTTGTCAGGCGACTTCGGCGTGCTCAATTTCATCCTGCGAGAAAGCGGCATCATCTCGGGAAACATCTTCTGGCGTTCCGACCCGCACTATTCGCTCTTTGCCGTCATTATTGCCAATATCTGGCTCGGCACTTCCTTCAACATGATCCTGCTATCCGTCGGCCTTTCGGCCATCCCCGGCGATCTCTATGAAGCTGCAGAACTCGATGGTGCGAATGCCTGGCAGCGCTTCTGGACCATCACTGTGCCGATGATGCGCTCGACGATCGGCGCCATCATCGCCCTTGGCCTGATCTTCACGCTGCAACAGTTCGACCTCTTCGCCGCGATCACCTCTGGCGGGCCGAACAATTCCTCAAATGTAACGCAATACTGGGCCTGGGAGTTGTCTTTCCGCCAATATGATTTCGCCAAGGGTGCCACGATCTCCGTCATCATGATCGTCTTCGTCATGATCGCCTCTGTGGTCTATGTCCGCTCGACACGCCATGAGGTGCGCGGATGA
- a CDS encoding carbohydrate ABC transporter permease, which produces MSDTNRNRLMFAIAIAMAAIYLFPLYWMYITALKSGSEMFATPPSFWPSSPQWSTYAYVWESRNMGRYLWNSLVIALGSVALITILGVGCAYVLARYRSIWVDIGLFLILMLQVLPASLMVTPIFVGFSQLGMLNYPRLAVIIAIAAKSMPFFVVLVRATFMAVPQELEEAALVDGNSRIGAFFNIVLPLARNGILVSAILIFMQAFGEFVYAKSMIQAAELQPASVGLNSFMGPNTNEWNNIMAYATMYVTPILAIFVLLQRRIVSGLTSGALK; this is translated from the coding sequence ATGAGTGATACAAACCGCAACCGACTGATGTTCGCAATCGCCATCGCCATGGCGGCGATCTATCTCTTTCCGCTCTACTGGATGTACATCACGGCGCTGAAAAGCGGCTCGGAGATGTTCGCTACGCCGCCGAGCTTCTGGCCGTCTTCTCCGCAATGGAGCACCTATGCCTATGTCTGGGAGAGCCGGAACATGGGCCGCTATCTCTGGAATTCGCTGGTGATCGCGCTCGGTTCCGTGGCGCTCATCACCATTCTCGGCGTTGGCTGCGCTTACGTGCTGGCGCGTTATCGCAGCATCTGGGTGGATATTGGCCTGTTCCTGATCCTCATGCTGCAGGTTCTTCCGGCCTCCCTGATGGTTACACCGATCTTCGTCGGGTTCTCGCAGCTCGGCATGCTCAACTATCCGCGCCTTGCCGTTATCATCGCCATTGCAGCAAAAAGCATGCCCTTCTTCGTCGTCCTCGTCCGTGCCACCTTCATGGCCGTGCCGCAGGAACTGGAAGAGGCCGCTCTTGTCGACGGCAATTCCCGCATCGGCGCCTTCTTCAACATCGTCCTGCCGCTGGCGCGCAACGGCATCCTCGTCAGCGCGATCCTCATTTTCATGCAGGCCTTCGGCGAATTCGTCTATGCGAAATCGATGATCCAGGCCGCCGAGCTTCAGCCGGCGAGTGTCGGTCTCAATTCCTTCATGGGACCGAACACCAACGAGTGGAACAACATCATGGCCTACGCCACGATGTATGTAACGCCGATCCTCGCCATTTTCGTTCTCTTGCAGCGCCGCATCGTATCCGGCCTCACCTCGGGAGCCCTCAAATGA